The genomic segment AgatcatttataaaatttaagtggtcattttttatttgtttagggTCAGcgctatctttttaaatttgtatgACAATTAAATTATTGTATTTCCTTTAGAAGTTCGAAAAACAATTGACCATGATCTAGGAGTTCTATAGGAAGTTCACTTCACTATAAACAATATCAGGATTCAATTTCCCTTaccatcaaaattttttaaCCATGACTTCAAGATCATATTAGTAACCATGACTCAATTTCCCTTATTATCATTTAGTTttagagatatttattttttttgtaaaaataataaaagaaaaaagttgttgATGCAACCATTTCACTAATTTTAGATGTGCGTGTGACTAGTGATTACAGTTATACTTGCATAGcataatttgattcaattagaCTTTCTCTATAGGTCATGTATGTATAGTGATTTCATTCAGTTTAACGcaaaattttttctctctcactcTTCCACCTTAATTTTGCGTTCTACccctttaaaaaatcatatcaactcttcaatttgtttttgctattttattttttttctatcttatttttttattgctcttaTTCTGCTCTAAcaagttttttagattgatttttttttaattggttggaAATCGGCCTTTTTAGTTAAGCTCAGGTCTAAAATTTTATGGgttataattttagaatattaatttaaattttggaaattcacttgagtttttttttcatggtataAAATTTGGGTtaccttttttaattattaaattaacttaacttatgttttgtttctttaaaaatccTAGTGTCACCTTAATATCTTTCTACTTACTTCTGAAAAGATTTGCCCTAGCTCACGTCGTTGCACCCGTTTATAATACAAGTTtattcgagttattttttttgttttttatatttttttctcgctTTTAGCCTTCAATATCTAGTTCATTGTAATTAAACTTTCGAATTTGTTTCGGTAAGGGCTCATGATTTTACCACAATCTCATACCATGAATTGTAAATTTGACGGATTAATTATGATTGGCAATGTGccactattttaatattattatttttaaaaaaatatatcatctaacgtatcattattattgaagtattttaaaaatattttggttatcataaattgaattttttattttttaatatctttgttATATGTAGCccagatgaagaaaaaaaacctagtaAATGAACTATTTGTGATGCTATTTGATATTTGAAAACTGGTGATCAAGGGAATCCAACCTCTTAAAGTGCAGATACATCGTTGAATTTCCTGTCATTAATATTCCGatcataaaaaacatgaaaagattgGTAAAGAGAGGGACTCACCTAATAGCCATACGATGATGTGAAATTCGTGAAGCTTTAATCAAGCACATTAGAACCTCGAGAGAGTTTTAATCATGTCCAAGAACCCTAGGATAAAAGTGGTGAAATATGGGTGGTGGGGCAGGGCGGTGtggtggggtggggtggggttTAATGGCTGTGGTGCTTGTTTCATGGGCATTTATGACGAGGCCAGCAGCTTCTTTCTCGTACACTTTTGTCATTAATGCGGGTGTTTCCTTTGACAATCGCGTTCggattttgtttgttatttcaGCTTCTGGGCTGAGAAAAGTCCAGTGAGGTTACTAGGCCTAGTGTTTGATGGTGAAATGCAGGCCTTTGCTCTTTAATGGGCTGGATCTcgttaaacattattttttcttaattcaagttttttttatctattaggtTAGTAATTAATAATAGGTAAttcattcttattctttttagttttattttttttattttattaatttaattttttttatctactagATTTGGTTGGTatgtattcttttgattgttatttatttactttaaataatttatgaaattaatttttttttcaatttcattatcttttaattttttatttgttaaatttgatccctattatttgaattgctattttttttgaaataatttatgaaattgattttttttctttcattttcatcctccttcaatatttttatctgtCAGTTTTTGTCccaattcttttaataaacttgaaaaaaactataacattAATATgttacttttcaatttttttttcatggtgtaGCCACACTGAAAAGCgactcatttttcatgacattgtttaatattaaaaaataatttattttttaagaatttattttccataGAAACCACTTTCTAAAATAAACCACTTTCTACAAACAAATATAGAGCAAATCTTTAattctatcctttttttttttgttatatatctTGTCAAGATTTTAAACAATTGGGAGGacattgctattatttttaaaggtttttggttttatttggttACTGTTTCAAGATAAAATggacaaatataaaaaagataaaaacatacttgataaaaaaaattaagtaaaataaatatatcgaatttttatcatttgaaaataaaaaggataaatagCATGTCTCCTCTTTCCTACTTTTTTGTGATTCTCTTATCCTAATTTTGAACTACATATAACTACGCTGATAAAGTTATTGTTGAAgttttcaatctaaaaaaaactggATCACGCCATCcaattttattatatcttattaatttgttaaactataacaattattaagaaaaaaaaagccaaaaaacaatccataaaaaaaatattaattgaataataaagaATTTCTGTACATTCATGAaacattttgttaatttatatatctatAGCTCCAAAATCTTCACTGTATTTATATAAAGGATACAAGATTTATATATCTCTAGGGTTAATTTTGGAGCTACCCTAACACAAACCTAGAGCTAGCTAGGTAAAGGAACTTGGGTTCTGGCGACTACATTTACAACATCAACAAAGTAGCTAATCTAATTCAGCTCAGGAATACTTTGGAGGGAAGGCTTCCAGTGGCCATGAGGATGCTCCATTTCAAATTCATGATCACTACTAGAGTACTCTAGTATCGACCTAGCCAGCAGGACTTCTTCCATGGATAACCCCTGCATGTTAACCGTTGCCATTATTATCTCTTCTAGTTCCCTCCTTGTAATCTTGATCTTCACCTCTCTGGTAGAGCCTGAAGACGAACAACTCGTGTCAAGCGGCCTCCTTCTTCCAATGCTAGCACCATGTTCCTCGTGATCATCAGCTTCATCAAACATTGTGACTTGATGCTTATCATGTATCATCGACCCCCAGTCATCACCGGCCCATACCGATGATGATGCACTTCTACAGCAATTTCCCATGGTGTTAATTTGTTCTACTATGCAAAGACAATTCTGAGCGAATGAAGAAAGGAGAGCTCAATTTTAGACAGAGAAAGCGGCCGGGTTGTGCTATTTATTGATGGGAGAGGGGAAATATAGCTAGCCTTATTTCCAAGAAGGTGCGAGCAAGCACCATGGATCGAGGCATGATAAGATATGGTCATATATAGGTGTCGCTCGAATTAAGAGGCTGTTTGTTGACCCAAAAAAAGCCATGTAAACTTGTTGTCAATGATGAAATCAGCAAATCGGCTTCTACAGCATATATAAGCTAGCCATGTTGGAAAATCATTGGGTATATACGCACAGGCCAGCTCCTTGGCGATAATAGTATACATGACTTCAtcgttgatattttattttgtttgaatttgtcATCCCTGTAAATATTCATTCTACTCAACATATCCAAATCATTCAAGTGACTAtgaatttatgaataaaataagCTTAATGATGATTTGGTTGAATTATGGATTCTAGATGGCATCTTTGGGTACGTTGGACGAGTAAGTATGAACTTGTTTTTTCAACCCTCATGTGCGCGCGCGTTTTCCTCGTGTAACACTAATCCGATTATTGCAGGccttatttgatattttttacaataaCATGATATTATGATCATATCAGCttgcattaaattttaattgattttttaattacatttataAATCACATTAAAAATCTTACTTTTTATAGTATGAGATAACATGAAAGCACATATTgttcgggaaaaaaaaacattatgcggGTAAAACACAAGTGTAACAGTGGTTGCAACGTACCATGTTCCCGAATCAAgagtattattttgatgtttttggtcTGTGAACCGCAGCCGCTCAAGCATTTCCAAACTAACCTAGGCTCTAGATCTAGTCTTCCGTTTAGACCTCTTATTTATTATATTGCGTAGGATAAGACATGTAAACAATGAGATATGATCAAACTTTACTAACCATTCTATCTGATCGGCATGGCAAAAACATTGGAACACTAATTATAGGTATTTTCGAATTAAtatcatgattatatatatatatattgtttatatCTATATAATTGGATTATTAGAAGTAGCAAGCTGGTCAATATGTGCTAATTAGATTACCAGCTGCCTAGcctgtcaatatatatataaaatattctgACTATgggataaaaataatctaaaagtggaagaaaagaaagaaagcgaGCGAGCCAGCCCGCAACCCAAGCTTGAGAATGAGAAATGTTCAGAGATTGACCCTCACTTTTGATGACTTGATCTCCAGTAGTCATCCTCAACCATGTCTGCCACGAATATGCAACAGATCATTTAAATAACAgattagaaaattatttgagaACGAACATGGTTTAAAtgctaaatattaattttgtaaaaaccATCAACGAGATTCTGgcatgagaaaaacataaagaaagtagaaaaaaagaaaagaaggaataagTTATTAgagttctattttttaattacaatttcattacagTACTTGGAAGAAATCTTTTATTGTCTGctttaaatattaagattttgTCGAGTCAGAGTAAGCTTAAAATATCCCGACTACAACAACATAGCTATTATAGGTGCGTGCTTGTGATTAGGGTCGcggttaaaaaataagttgtgattaaaatatatatatatatatatatatatatatatatatatatagataaattttTAGGAGATGGATTttacatacaaaataaataaataaaactagattctatataaaaaaacaaattattaatttttacttttataaaactAAAGGTCGCAACAACAATTATATACGAGCTACAAAGCAAAAATCAAAAACTATTTCATTAACCAAATGGTTTTTTCTCTATGGTTGGgtaaaaaaatgaagttattataatactaaaaattttacttttttttttattaaagtattGTTTTCGAGTCAGTTTCGgcctattttttattaaaatctaaatttttttctttacattaatttttttttagtgt from the Populus nigra chromosome 9, ddPopNigr1.1, whole genome shotgun sequence genome contains:
- the LOC133703561 gene encoding uncharacterized protein LOC133703561; protein product: MGNCCRSASSSVWAGDDWGSMIHDKHQVTMFDEADDHEEHGASIGRRRPLDTSCSSSGSTREVKIKITRRELEEIIMATVNMQGLSMEEVLLARSILEYSSSDHEFEMEHPHGHWKPSLQSIPELN